A single genomic interval of Agromyces cerinus harbors:
- a CDS encoding Lrp/AsnC family transcriptional regulator, with protein sequence MPDAPQISAPGVEPTPVVLDAIDRQIIARLHENARIPNVDLARAAGISPSTCLARVRSLRERGVIVRYTAEIDPAALGYHLQALVSVRIRPGARHLMEQISDELRTQPEVAQLFFLGGSEDFLIHVRVRDSDHVRQFVLKNLSANPAVALTETNLVFEHHTALSAGLRAVI encoded by the coding sequence ATGCCCGACGCACCGCAGATCAGCGCACCCGGCGTCGAGCCCACGCCCGTCGTGCTCGACGCGATCGATCGCCAGATCATCGCCCGCCTCCATGAGAACGCGCGCATCCCCAACGTCGACCTCGCGCGCGCCGCCGGCATCTCGCCGTCGACCTGCCTCGCCCGGGTGCGTTCCCTGCGCGAACGCGGCGTCATCGTGCGCTACACCGCGGAGATCGATCCGGCGGCGCTCGGCTACCACCTCCAGGCGCTCGTGAGCGTGCGCATCCGGCCGGGCGCCCGCCACCTCATGGAGCAGATCTCCGACGAGCTGCGCACCCAGCCCGAGGTCGCCCAGCTGTTCTTCCTCGGCGGCTCCGAGGACTTCCTGATCCATGTGCGCGTCCGCGACAGCGACCACGTCCGGCAGTTCGTGCTGAAGAACCTCTCGGCGAATCCGGCGGTCGCCCTCACCGAGACGAACCTCGTCTTCGAGCACCACACCGCACTGTCGGCGGGGCTTCGCGCGGTGATCTGA
- a CDS encoding ATP-dependent DNA ligase, with amino-acid sequence MAPNEIVAPMLAKAVPGVPDPDSVAGGLAYEPKWDGFRGIVSFDGEDVEIGSRGAKPLTRYFPELVEAFTRLLPVPCVLDGEIVISTARTGQARLDWEALSQRIHPAASRVELLARETPAMFVAFDLIEADDVSMLDRPFSERRAALERLVGGIGDPIRLTRITTDVALARRWLQEFEGAGLDGVVAKPLAAPYSPGKRVMLKAKHHRTADVVALGYRIHASGSGVGSILLGLYDDEGRLRNVGGMSAFSNARRLELIDELAPYVVRGDDGSAVTGETERSRFSSGRDVSFVQLRPELVAEVRYDQLEGDRFRHTAQFERWRPDREPRSCTFEQIERPVAYDLDDVLG; translated from the coding sequence ATGGCGCCCAATGAGATCGTCGCCCCCATGCTCGCCAAGGCCGTGCCCGGTGTGCCCGACCCCGACTCGGTCGCCGGCGGCCTCGCCTACGAGCCGAAGTGGGACGGCTTCCGCGGCATCGTGTCGTTCGACGGTGAAGACGTCGAGATCGGCAGCCGCGGGGCGAAACCGCTCACCCGCTACTTCCCCGAGCTCGTCGAGGCCTTCACGCGCCTCCTACCCGTGCCCTGCGTGCTCGACGGCGAGATCGTCATCTCGACGGCCCGCACCGGCCAGGCGCGCCTCGACTGGGAGGCGCTCTCGCAGCGCATCCACCCGGCGGCGAGCCGCGTCGAGCTGCTCGCGCGCGAGACCCCCGCGATGTTCGTGGCGTTCGACCTGATCGAAGCCGACGACGTCTCGATGCTCGACCGGCCGTTCTCCGAGCGACGTGCCGCGCTCGAGCGACTCGTCGGCGGGATCGGCGACCCGATCCGGCTCACCCGCATCACGACGGATGTCGCGCTCGCCCGGCGCTGGCTCCAGGAGTTCGAGGGCGCCGGGCTCGACGGCGTCGTGGCCAAGCCGCTCGCGGCGCCCTACTCCCCCGGCAAGCGCGTGATGCTGAAGGCGAAGCACCACCGCACCGCCGACGTGGTCGCGCTCGGCTACCGCATCCACGCTTCCGGCAGCGGCGTCGGCTCGATCCTGCTCGGCCTCTACGACGACGAGGGCCGCCTGCGCAACGTCGGCGGCATGTCGGCGTTCTCGAACGCCCGGCGCCTCGAGCTCATCGACGAGCTCGCGCCCTACGTCGTGCGGGGCGACGACGGTTCGGCGGTCACCGGTGAGACGGAGCGCAGTCGCTTCTCATCGGGCCGAGACGTGTCGTTCGTGCAGCTGCGTCCGGAGCTCGTCGCCGAAGTGCGCTACGACCAGCTCGAGGGCGATCGGTTCCGGCACACTGCTCAGTTCGAACGGTGGCGGCCCGACCGCGAACCGCGCTCGTGCACCTTCGAGCAGATCGAGCGGCCGGTCGCCTACGACCTCGACGACGTGCTCGGCTGA
- a CDS encoding rhodanese-like domain-containing protein, with protein sequence MRSTTPNDVHAVADAVILDVREPGELAQARIEGTLDIPLGELVERVTEVPSDTTVYVLCHAGGRSAQAAQYLESRGIDAVNIDGGIVAWHRAGLPVTLGGAS encoded by the coding sequence ATGCGATCCACCACCCCGAACGACGTCCACGCGGTCGCCGACGCCGTCATCCTCGATGTGCGCGAGCCGGGCGAACTCGCCCAGGCCCGCATCGAGGGCACCCTCGACATCCCCCTCGGCGAGCTCGTCGAACGGGTGACCGAGGTGCCGAGCGACACCACCGTGTACGTGCTCTGCCACGCGGGCGGCCGAAGCGCCCAGGCTGCGCAGTACCTCGAGAGCCGCGGCATCGACGCGGTCAACATCGACGGCGGCATCGTGGCCTGGCACCGGGCGGGCCTGCCGGTCACGCTCGGCGGTGCGTCATGA
- a CDS encoding metal-sensitive transcriptional regulator: MTTATSTKAEAQRRIANRLKRARGQLNAVIDAVESGADCRTVVTQLSAVSSALDKAGFAVISTAMRECLAEPDESQATDASERLSVDELEKLFLTLS, encoded by the coding sequence ATGACGACCGCGACGTCGACCAAGGCCGAGGCGCAGCGCCGCATCGCCAATCGGCTGAAGCGCGCGCGCGGCCAGCTGAACGCGGTCATCGACGCCGTGGAGTCGGGCGCCGACTGCCGCACAGTCGTCACCCAGCTCTCCGCCGTGTCGAGCGCGCTCGACAAGGCCGGCTTCGCGGTCATCTCGACCGCGATGCGCGAATGCCTGGCAGAACCCGACGAGTCGCAGGCGACGGATGCCTCGGAGCGCCTCAGCGTCGACGAACTCGAGAAGCTCTTCCTCACGCTCTCCTGA
- the ald gene encoding alanine dehydrogenase, with protein MRIGVPAEIKNNEFRVAMTPAGVDALVGRGHHVAIQAGAGNGAGYLDTEYAEAGATIVATAAEAWSAELVLKVKEPIAAEYGFLRDDLTLFTYLHLAADLPLTRAILDSGVTAIAYETVQLADRSLPLLTPMSEVAGRLAPQVGAAELLASKGGRGVLLAGVPGTSPAKVVVIGGGVAGEQAAATALGLGADVTVFDISLPKLREIDARYDHRIHTLASSPYEIARQLKDADLVVGAVLVPGAAAPKVVSDAMVAAMKPGSVLVDIAIDQGGCFEGSRATTHAEPTFRVHDAIYYCVANMPGAVPATSTPALTNATLPYTLKIADLGWEAALAADPALAKGLNATAGKLTNEGVAAAHGLELASI; from the coding sequence ATGCGCATCGGCGTGCCTGCAGAGATCAAGAACAACGAGTTCCGCGTCGCGATGACGCCCGCGGGCGTCGACGCGCTCGTCGGACGCGGCCACCACGTCGCCATCCAGGCGGGCGCGGGCAACGGAGCCGGCTACCTCGACACCGAGTACGCCGAGGCCGGCGCGACGATCGTCGCGACCGCAGCCGAGGCCTGGTCGGCCGAGCTCGTGCTGAAGGTCAAGGAGCCGATCGCCGCCGAGTACGGCTTCCTCCGCGACGACCTGACGCTCTTCACCTACCTCCACCTCGCGGCCGACCTGCCGCTGACCCGCGCGATCCTCGACTCGGGCGTCACGGCGATCGCCTACGAGACGGTGCAGCTCGCCGACCGCTCGCTGCCGCTCCTCACCCCGATGAGCGAGGTCGCCGGCCGCCTCGCCCCGCAGGTGGGCGCCGCCGAACTGCTCGCCTCGAAGGGCGGCCGCGGCGTGCTGCTCGCGGGCGTGCCGGGCACCTCTCCGGCCAAGGTCGTCGTCATCGGCGGCGGTGTCGCCGGCGAGCAGGCCGCGGCGACCGCGCTCGGCCTCGGCGCCGACGTCACGGTGTTCGACATCTCGCTGCCGAAGCTGCGCGAGATCGACGCGCGCTACGACCACCGCATCCACACCCTGGCCTCCTCGCCCTACGAGATCGCCCGCCAGCTGAAGGACGCCGACCTCGTCGTCGGCGCCGTGCTGGTGCCGGGAGCCGCAGCGCCGAAGGTCGTCAGCGACGCGATGGTCGCCGCGATGAAGCCCGGCTCCGTGCTCGTCGACATCGCGATCGACCAGGGCGGATGCTTCGAGGGCTCGCGCGCGACGACCCACGCCGAGCCGACGTTCCGCGTGCACGACGCCATCTACTACTGCGTCGCCAACATGCCCGGTGCCGTGCCCGCGACGTCGACGCCCGCGCTGACCAACGCGACGCTGCCCTACACGCTGAAGATCGCCGACCTCGGCTGGGAGGCCGCGCTCGCCGCGGACCCCGCGCTCGCCAAGGGCCTGAACGCGACCGCCGGCAAGCTCACGAACGAGGGCGTCGCCGCGGCGCACGGCCTCGAACTCGCCTCGATCTGA